The Akkermansia muciniphila genome includes the window ACGGCGTCCGCATCACCAGCATTGTGGTGCTGGCGGAATACGGAGACCCCGGGTTTGCGGCTAAAACCTGGCACGACTGGTCCGGCCTGCTGTTTTTCTTCCCCATCTGCCTGGCAGGTCTGGCGGCCGTCCACTCCCTGCTGGCCGGGGAGCTGATCTGGAAGCCGTCCCGGCGCAAAAAGCTGGTTGTTAAAATGAACAAGTCCCACTAAGCGTTTCCGCCGCCATGAACATTAAAACGCTCAAGATTCTTATCCCCCCCTTTCTCCTGGCCGTCATGCTCGGCGGCATCTACCTGATGCCGCGCAAGGGGGAGGTGCAGGATTCATCCATCAGCATGAACCTTCCCACCGGCATGAGTCCGGACGGCTGGCACGGCATGCGCCGGCAGGAGTCTGAACAGGAGCGGGACATTCTGGCCCCGGACACGGAATTTTCCAAGGCGGACTACGTGCAGGAAATCCCCATCAGCCTGGACGCCCCGGAAACCGCGCCCGTGATGTGCCGGGTCTCCATCGTTAAATCCGGCCATGACCTGAACAACTCCATCCACCGTCCGGAACGCTGCCTCCCGGCCCAGGGCCATTTCAACCTGACGGGCACCACGGTGGAGGTGCCCGTGGAAGGCCACGGAACCATCAGGATGACCAAGCTGAAATCCCAGCAGAATATCACTCCGGACGAGCCGCAGCCCGTCATTCTGGACAGCATGCATTATTACGTCTTCATCGGCCACCGCCACATGACGGAAGACCACCTTGCCCGCACCCTGATGGATATGAAGGACAGGGTCCTGTACGGCGAGGACCAGCGCTGGTGCTACTTCCAGATATCCACCGCATACGGGGATAAGATCAAGGTGCCGGAGGAGGAAGCCCGGAAACAGACGGAACGCCTCATCAGCCAGCTTCTTTCCCAGCTGGTCAAGTGGAATGAACTGGGCATGTAGCGCATGCCCGGCCTGCGGCGGTCAGTCCGCAAGCTTTCCTTCCAGCCATGCGGAAGCCGCCTGAAAGAGGCTGGGCATTTCTTCCGCGGGGGCTTCATACAGCATGGGGGCGGGGCGCCGGTGGGAGTAAGGATGCCCGGACAGGTCCCTCCGGTATCCGGAAAAGGCAAGGTTCACGTCCGCTCCGGCGCAATGGCCCCAGCGCCCGCCAATCCTGGGCACCACGTCCATGAAGCCGCCGCCGTCCCGCAGATAGGCGTTTCCCCACCATTCCACACACGCCGGACGCATGCTTTTCTGCCGCCGCGCTACGGCGTCTATCGTCAGGAGGCAGAGGGGAGCGGCCTGCACGTCCTGCCTGCGGGCCACCTCCACCGCGCAGGAACCGCCGTAACTGTGCCCTACCAGCACCACGGGCAGCCCGGGATGCTCCCGGCGCAGCTTTTCCAGCTCCTCCGCAATGTTCCCGCACCTGTCCTGGAACACGCCCCAGCCTCCACCGTCCCAGTGGTAATAGGCCGTGGCATGGTCCACCCCCGGCAGAAAGCCGGAAAACCTCTGTTCCACACGGCTCAGGCACCCCGCCGCCACGTCCCCGAAACCGCCGATAAATACGGCCAGATAACCGGGGACGCTTCCGCGCGGAAGCAGGTTTAA containing:
- a CDS encoding EpsI family protein, translating into MNIKTLKILIPPFLLAVMLGGIYLMPRKGEVQDSSISMNLPTGMSPDGWHGMRRQESEQERDILAPDTEFSKADYVQEIPISLDAPETAPVMCRVSIVKSGHDLNNSIHRPERCLPAQGHFNLTGTTVEVPVEGHGTIRMTKLKSQQNITPDEPQPVILDSMHYYVFIGHRHMTEDHLARTLMDMKDRVLYGEDQRWCYFQISTAYGDKIKVPEEEARKQTERLISQLLSQLVKWNELGM
- a CDS encoding alpha/beta hydrolase; protein product: MYFQRTLNLLPRGSVPGYLAVFIGGFGDVAAGCLSRVEQRFSGFLPGVDHATAYYHWDGGGWGVFQDRCGNIAEELEKLRREHPGLPVVLVGHSYGGSCAVEVARRQDVQAAPLCLLTIDAVARRQKSMRPACVEWWGNAYLRDGGGFMDVVPRIGGRWGHCAGADVNLAFSGYRRDLSGHPYSHRRPAPMLYEAPAEEMPSLFQAASAWLEGKLAD